One region of Danio rerio strain Tuebingen ecotype United States chromosome 5, GRCz12tu, whole genome shotgun sequence genomic DNA includes:
- the tmem203 gene encoding transmembrane protein 203 produces the protein MLFSLRELVQWLGFATFELFLHLGALLVFSVLVALHMDVDKQTLEMSWWLVFSPLFTADGLSTYFTAIVSIRLYQEGEKRLAVLRLLWVLTVLSLKLVCEVLLCQKLAEQERAQDLWFGLIVSPLFILLQLLMIRACRVN, from the coding sequence ATGCTGTTCTCTCTGCGAGAGCTGGTGCAATGGCTGGGCTTTGCCACATTCGAACTGTTCCTCCACTTGGGCGCACTGCTGGTTTTCAGTGTGCTGGTGGCGCTGCACATGGACGTGGATAAGCAGACTCTTGAAATGAGTTGGTGGCTTGTCTTCTCACCCTTGTTCACTGCTGATGGCCTCAGTACCTACTTCACCGCCATTGTATCCATCCGGCTCTATCAAGAAGGAGAGAAGCGTCTTGCAGTGCTGCGCTTGCTGTGGGTGCTGACCGTGCTCAGCCTCAAGTTGGTGTGTGAGGTACTGCTGTGCCAGAAACTGGCCGAACAGGAACGGGCACAAGATTTGTGGTTCGGGCTTATTGTATCCCCACTTTTCATCCTTCTACAGCTGCTCATGATTCGTGCTTGTCGTGTCAATTAA